In Pleurocapsa sp. PCC 7319, the following are encoded in one genomic region:
- a CDS encoding cupin domain-containing protein yields MNERCMIPVIKTLKDYQAYRISPEDNNRLAIIFDPSNANDSLTVCVEIFDVGSATPPHRHNFAVEMFFILKGEGMAICDGKEVPLRSGDSVLMPKTGTHYLKNTGSERLYALCIMVPNEDFSELIRSGIPATLDETDMRVLSRIDSLAHIN; encoded by the coding sequence ATGAACGAACGTTGCATGATTCCCGTAATCAAAACCCTTAAGGATTATCAAGCTTATCGCATTAGTCCTGAAGATAATAACCGCCTAGCGATCATCTTCGATCCTAGTAATGCTAACGATTCACTAACCGTTTGTGTAGAAATTTTTGATGTTGGTAGTGCAACTCCTCCCCATCGCCATAACTTCGCAGTAGAAATGTTTTTTATCCTCAAGGGTGAAGGTATGGCAATATGTGATGGCAAAGAGGTGCCTTTACGTAGTGGTGACAGTGTATTGATGCCTAAAACAGGAACTCATTATCTCAAAAATACTGGCTCTGAGCGTTTATATGCATTATGTATTATGGTTCCCAATGAAGACTTTTCTGAGTTAATTCGCAGCGGTATACCGGCAACTTTAGATGAAACGGATATGAGAGTTTTGTCTCGTATAGATTCCCTAGCTCATATTAATTAG
- a CDS encoding metal ABC transporter permease, which produces MLNWLAEPLEFEFMRQAIAIGFSLGILSAVVGSYLILQQMGMMSGVISHAVLPGIAIAFFLEINLAIGAFIAGLMSALVVMGIQRRSRIKVDAAMALTLTSFLALGVILITSLETNQIQLDEILFGDILGVTSSDVWRTVIITSIILLLTKLFYKELEFYTFDPLGAKACGLPVNLLYLGLICAITLTIVASMQTVGVLLVMSLLVGPAITAYLLVKELYQMMILGSIIGAVSSIIGMYGSYYFDLPSGAAIVMVIFVLFLLAFIFSPSQGIMTEPELKTKFQRWFKLILKQISSRGK; this is translated from the coding sequence ATGTTAAATTGGTTAGCTGAACCTTTAGAATTTGAATTCATGCGCCAGGCGATCGCCATTGGCTTTTCTTTAGGAATTCTCAGTGCAGTAGTTGGTAGCTATTTAATTCTGCAACAGATGGGCATGATGAGTGGTGTAATTTCTCATGCTGTGTTGCCTGGGATTGCGATCGCTTTTTTCTTAGAAATAAATTTAGCAATTGGTGCCTTTATTGCCGGGTTGATGAGTGCTTTGGTGGTAATGGGTATTCAACGGCGATCGCGAATTAAAGTTGATGCAGCAATGGCATTAACTTTAACGAGTTTTTTGGCATTAGGAGTAATTTTAATTACTTCTTTGGAAACTAATCAGATTCAACTGGATGAGATTCTTTTCGGTGATATTTTAGGGGTAACTAGTAGCGATGTTTGGCGGACAGTAATTATCACCAGCATCATTCTTTTATTAACCAAACTTTTTTACAAAGAACTAGAATTTTATACTTTCGATCCTCTGGGAGCAAAAGCCTGTGGTTTACCAGTAAATTTGCTTTATTTAGGTTTAATTTGTGCCATTACCTTAACCATAGTTGCTAGTATGCAAACTGTAGGGGTATTGCTAGTGATGTCATTATTAGTCGGTCCCGCTATTACAGCTTATTTACTGGTTAAAGAACTCTACCAAATGATGATCCTCGGCTCAATTATTGGTGCAGTTTCTAGCATTATCGGAATGTATGGTAGTTACTATTTTGATTTACCATCGGGAGCAGCAATTGTAATGGTAATTTTTGTTTTATTTCTGTTAGCATTTATATTTAGTCCAAGTCAAGGCATCATGACTGAACCAGAATTAAAAACTAAATTTCAGAGGTGGTTCAAGTTAATTCTGAAACAAATTTCATCTAGAGGGAAATAA
- a CDS encoding metal ABC transporter ATP-binding protein: protein MLEVCQLNINYRHTSAVKEVSFSLHPGQVTALLGPNGAGKSTLIKAILGLVPIAQGTVTWEAKPIKQQLKRVAYVPQRSQIDWDYPITVAKVVMMGRTAATGWLRSPSKQSRLIVQDALKRVGMWQYRQRQIRELSGGQQQRVFLARAIAQSADLLLFDEPFNNVDRQTEAIIFDIFAELKAQHKTLLVISHDLSETLENYDQLLLLNKQLIAAGSKTEVLTNENINQAYDRYSTISFQPLSSSYQRPNVKLVS from the coding sequence ATGCTTGAAGTTTGTCAGCTCAATATTAATTATCGCCACACTTCGGCAGTTAAAGAAGTTTCATTTTCTCTACATCCGGGACAGGTCACAGCTTTATTAGGACCGAATGGTGCCGGAAAAAGTACCTTGATCAAAGCTATTTTAGGTTTAGTTCCCATAGCTCAGGGAACAGTTACCTGGGAAGCCAAGCCGATCAAACAACAGTTAAAAAGAGTGGCTTATGTACCTCAGCGATCGCAAATTGATTGGGATTATCCCATAACTGTTGCCAAAGTTGTGATGATGGGAAGAACTGCGGCTACAGGATGGTTGCGCTCGCCTAGCAAGCAATCTCGATTAATAGTGCAAGATGCTCTGAAAAGGGTGGGAATGTGGCAATATCGCCAGCGTCAAATCCGAGAATTATCGGGCGGACAACAACAAAGGGTTTTTCTCGCCAGAGCGATCGCTCAATCAGCAGATTTGTTGTTATTTGACGAACCGTTTAATAATGTAGATCGACAAACAGAAGCAATTATTTTTGATATTTTCGCCGAACTCAAAGCGCAACACAAAACTTTATTGGTAATCAGTCACGATCTGAGTGAAACTCTCGAAAATTATGACCAACTATTGTTATTAAATAAGCAGTTGATAGCTGCGGGTTCTAAAACCGAAGTCTTAACTAACGAAAATATTAACCAGGCATACGATAGATATTCTACAATTAGTTTCCAACCATTAAGCAGTAGCTATCAACGCCCCAATGTTAAATTGGTTAGCTGA
- a CDS encoding metal ABC transporter solute-binding protein, Zn/Mn family → MFERSGVTGIFSLTIFGILVSLSGCSLKTNGNLTHAQEKARIVASHNIICDLMTTLAQDTVDLTCLIDASQDPHTFRPTPSQRKALDEAQLILYGGYQLEPKLIQLIEATETPASKIAIYEQAVTEPILAEHDHPEHSEGEHSEGEHLEGEHSEGEHSEGEHSEGEHSEGEHSEGEHSEGEHSEGEHSEGEHLEGEHSEGEHSEGEHSEHSAEVTPEAQPSRGDKRELEPDPHVWHNIENTVAMVELIQSILLQVNPFEAESYLQRSTAFTDQLWQLDAWIDEQIATIPEGQRILVTAHNSLNYYVQAYYLNDYLTLQGISSEASPTASEVTELVTEIREIGVPTIFVESTASDRIMKNVARGANIKLSEKKLYVDGLGETDSYIDMMVSNTCTIVDGLGGECTPFSNSK, encoded by the coding sequence ATGTTTGAGAGGTCTGGGGTAACAGGTATTTTTAGTCTGACTATTTTCGGTATCTTAGTAAGCTTGAGTGGTTGTAGTCTTAAAACTAATGGCAACCTGACTCATGCTCAAGAAAAAGCAAGAATAGTAGCATCTCACAACATCATCTGCGATTTAATGACAACTCTAGCCCAAGATACTGTAGATTTAACTTGCTTAATTGATGCCAGCCAAGATCCCCATACCTTCCGTCCTACCCCTTCTCAGCGCAAGGCACTGGATGAAGCACAACTAATTCTCTATGGTGGGTATCAGTTAGAACCAAAACTAATTCAGTTAATCGAAGCCACAGAAACTCCTGCATCCAAAATAGCCATCTACGAACAGGCAGTCACTGAACCTATTTTGGCAGAACACGACCATCCAGAACATTCAGAGGGAGAACATTCAGAGGGAGAACATTTAGAGGGAGAACATTCAGAGGGAGAACATTCAGAGGGAGAACATTCAGAGGGAGAACATTCAGAGGGAGAACATTCAGAGGGAGAACATTCAGAGGGAGAACATTCAGAGGGAGAACATTCAGAGGGAGAACATTTAGAGGGAGAACATTCAGAGGGAGAACATTCAGAGGGAGAACATTCAGAACATTCTGCTGAAGTAACTCCAGAAGCTCAGCCCTCCAGAGGTGACAAACGAGAATTAGAACCAGATCCCCATGTTTGGCATAACATAGAAAATACAGTTGCCATGGTGGAACTAATTCAATCAATACTATTACAAGTAAATCCTTTTGAAGCAGAGTCTTATCTTCAAAGGAGTACAGCATTTACTGACCAACTTTGGCAGCTTGATGCTTGGATTGACGAACAAATTGCCACCATTCCTGAAGGACAAAGAATTTTAGTGACTGCCCATAACTCTCTAAATTATTATGTCCAAGCTTACTATTTAAATGACTATCTTACTTTGCAAGGTATAAGTTCTGAAGCCTCCCCCACTGCCTCTGAAGTAACTGAATTAGTCACAGAAATCAGAGAAATAGGTGTACCCACAATTTTTGTCGAATCAACTGCTAGCGATCGCATTATGAAGAATGTAGCTCGCGGTGCCAATATAAAATTATCAGAAAAAAAACTGTATGTTGATGGGCTAGGTGAAACTGATAGCTATATCGATATGATGGTTAGCAATACCTGTACGATCGTTGATGGCTTAGGTGGAGAATGTACGCCCTTTTCTAACTCGAAGTAA
- a CDS encoding ROK family protein, with product MEHNLDQVIGIDLGGTAIKMGRFLKNGSCLETVSLATPQPANPQPVIDAIAQGVKQLNHDHTCGAIGFGVPGPTDTSRRIAKKSINLPGWDDVPVADWLEAQTGLPTILENDANCAAIGEAWLGAGRRFRNFILLTLGTGVGGAIFLDGKLFTGHCGAAGELGLITLNPNGLPCRSGNQGSLEQHTSIGSIRRLTGNEPAEMGKLAQAGDPAALEFWQSYGKLLGAGLTSLIYVLTPEAVIVGGGISASSKFFLPATLKEIEKRVLSTSRPGLQLLTAELGNTAGMLGAAKLVWNQIEENSLH from the coding sequence GTGGAACATAATCTCGATCAAGTCATTGGAATTGATTTGGGGGGAACCGCCATCAAAATGGGACGGTTTCTCAAAAATGGCTCATGTTTAGAAACAGTTTCTTTAGCCACTCCTCAACCGGCGAATCCTCAACCAGTCATAGATGCGATCGCCCAGGGAGTAAAGCAGCTTAATCATGACCATACCTGCGGTGCGATCGGTTTTGGTGTCCCAGGACCAACAGATACTTCTAGACGCATTGCCAAAAAATCCATTAACTTACCAGGATGGGATGATGTGCCTGTTGCCGATTGGTTAGAAGCTCAAACTGGTCTGCCGACTATACTGGAAAATGATGCTAACTGTGCTGCAATCGGCGAAGCTTGGCTAGGGGCAGGGAGAAGGTTTCGTAATTTTATCTTGTTAACTTTAGGGACTGGGGTTGGAGGAGCGATTTTTCTTGATGGTAAATTGTTTACCGGTCATTGTGGGGCAGCAGGAGAACTAGGTTTAATTACGCTCAATCCTAATGGCCTTCCCTGTCGTAGTGGTAATCAGGGTTCATTAGAACAACATACTTCCATTGGTTCAATTCGTCGTCTTACGGGTAATGAACCAGCAGAAATGGGCAAGTTAGCCCAAGCAGGAGATCCAGCGGCTTTAGAATTTTGGCAGAGTTACGGCAAGTTATTGGGGGCAGGGTTAACCAGTCTAATTTATGTCCTGACCCCTGAAGCTGTAATAGTCGGTGGTGGCATTAGTGCTAGTTCCAAGTTTTTTTTACCTGCTACCCTGAAGGAAATTGAAAAACGGGTATTATCCACTTCCCGACCAGGTCTACAATTGCTAACTGCTGAATTAGGTAATACAGCCGGAATGTTGGGAGCAGCAAAGTTGGTTTGGAACCAGATTGAAGAAAACTCTTTACATTAA
- the def gene encoding peptide deformylase, which translates to MKKQPTIAQIGSSILRSKAQPVKNIIDRNISELIDSLITTAIANQGVGIAAPQISQSYRLFIVASHPSDRYPQAPTMKPTAMINPKILSHGEAIVKDWEGCLSVPGIRGLVPRYRQIEVEYTTQSGEVKQKVLTDFIARIFQHELDHLNGILFIDQIKNKADLYTEAEYRQIINSGT; encoded by the coding sequence ATGAAAAAACAGCCCACAATTGCTCAAATAGGAAGTTCGATCCTAAGAAGCAAAGCTCAACCCGTAAAGAATATTATAGACAGAAATATCTCGGAGTTAATTGATTCCTTAATTACTACAGCGATCGCCAATCAGGGAGTAGGAATTGCTGCTCCCCAAATCTCTCAATCCTATCGGCTTTTTATTGTAGCGTCCCATCCTAGCGATCGCTATCCCCAGGCACCAACCATGAAACCCACGGCGATGATTAACCCCAAAATTTTAAGTCATGGCGAAGCAATAGTTAAAGACTGGGAAGGATGTTTGAGTGTGCCTGGAATTCGAGGTTTAGTACCCAGATATCGCCAAATTGAAGTAGAATACACTACTCAATCAGGAGAAGTTAAACAGAAAGTATTGACTGATTTTATTGCCCGTATTTTTCAACATGAATTAGATCATCTTAATGGCATCTTATTTATAGATCAGATCAAAAATAAAGCAGATTTATACACAGAAGCAGAATATCGCCAAATTATTAATAGTGGAACATAA
- the dnaA gene encoding chromosomal replication initiator protein DnaA, translating to MAISSEQLWEQVLDRLKEQLSRPTYETWIQHATVENLTSDHLTILLPNAFVMNHLQKYYVNIISDLVRDITGKSLEIRLKSLQGEKPAFFSAPAISLPDEHQYSTATKNQLKPTKLNPKYTFYSFVVGPTNRMVHAASLAVAESPGRDFNPLFLCGGVGLGKTHLMQAIGHYHLAINADARVFYVSTEQFTNDLIAAIRNDSIQTFREHYRSADILLVDDIQFIEGKEYTQEEFFHTFNTLHEAGKQVVLASDRPPNQIPKLQERLSSRFSMGLIADVQVPDLETRMAILQKKAEYENVRLPREAVEYIASQYTSNIRELEGALIRALAYISLSGLSMTVENIAAVLNPKVEQITASPETIIDVAVEILKVSAEDLISSSRRREISNARQIAMYLMRQHTDLSLPRIGEKFGGKDHTTVMYSCEKIAKRLRKDRQLNQTISLLSDRINFVSRQKSQT from the coding sequence GTGGCAATTTCTTCGGAACAGTTATGGGAACAAGTATTAGATCGCCTCAAAGAACAACTAAGTCGCCCTACTTATGAGACTTGGATACAACATGCCACTGTTGAGAATTTGACTTCAGATCATTTGACTATTCTGTTGCCGAATGCCTTTGTAATGAATCACCTGCAAAAGTACTACGTAAATATTATCAGTGATTTGGTGAGGGACATTACTGGTAAATCTCTGGAAATTCGTCTTAAATCCCTACAGGGAGAGAAGCCTGCTTTTTTTTCCGCACCAGCTATTTCTTTACCCGACGAACATCAATACTCAACTGCTACTAAAAACCAGCTCAAACCGACTAAATTAAACCCTAAATATACTTTTTATAGTTTTGTCGTTGGTCCCACCAATCGTATGGTCCATGCTGCCTCTCTTGCTGTTGCCGAGTCTCCTGGGAGAGATTTTAACCCTTTATTTCTCTGTGGCGGCGTAGGATTGGGGAAAACTCATTTAATGCAGGCTATTGGACATTATCATTTGGCAATTAATGCCGATGCTAGGGTTTTTTATGTTTCTACAGAACAATTTACTAACGATTTAATTGCCGCAATTCGTAATGATAGTATTCAAACTTTTCGTGAACACTACCGTTCCGCCGATATTTTATTGGTAGACGACATTCAATTTATTGAGGGCAAAGAATATACTCAAGAAGAGTTTTTCCACACCTTTAACACTCTTCATGAGGCAGGAAAGCAAGTCGTCTTAGCAAGCGATCGCCCCCCCAATCAAATTCCGAAGTTACAAGAACGTCTGAGTTCTCGTTTTTCAATGGGGTTGATAGCGGATGTTCAAGTACCAGACTTAGAAACTCGGATGGCAATCCTCCAAAAAAAAGCCGAATATGAAAATGTTCGTCTTCCCAGAGAAGCAGTTGAATACATTGCTAGCCAGTATACTTCCAACATTAGAGAGTTAGAAGGAGCATTAATTAGAGCACTCGCCTATATCTCTCTTTCTGGCTTATCAATGACAGTTGAAAATATTGCGGCAGTTCTAAATCCCAAGGTAGAACAAATTACCGCTTCCCCCGAAACCATAATTGATGTGGCTGTAGAAATTTTAAAAGTCTCTGCCGAAGACTTAATTAGCAGTTCTCGTCGCCGAGAAATTAGCAATGCCAGACAGATTGCTATGTATTTGATGCGACAACATACCGACCTGAGTTTACCTCGTATCGGTGAAAAATTTGGTGGCAAAGACCATACAACAGTCATGTATAGTTGTGAGAAAATCGCCAAACGGCTCAGAAAAGATCGTCAACTTAATCAAACTATTTCTTTGTTGAGCGATCGCATTAATTTTGTGAGTCGACAAAAATCTCAAACCTAG